One Papaver somniferum cultivar HN1 chromosome 10, ASM357369v1, whole genome shotgun sequence genomic window carries:
- the LOC113316367 gene encoding protein phosphatase 2C 51-like, whose product MVGILVSSGGNEICGGDNVSGDFLQSVSHGSVSVCGGRPEMEDAVTVVQNLLPSSYNVRPRNHDHGGEVKYDFFAVYDGHGGSVVANLCCERLHKILVNETVSSNLDEIDWENVMVSCFEKMDREVSEKEVENQRIKSAGSTAVVSLISKDKIIVANCGDSRAVLSRVGSPPIPLSEDHKPDRKDEMERIEGAGGMVINWNGFRVLGVLATSRCIGDRYLKPFVTSVPEVTITSRNESDEFLILASDGLWDVMSNKMACQIARKCLEGKVARISSSLLDHTCNAAFAAAVLAEVSMARGSKDNISVVVDELKKLI is encoded by the exons atggTCGGGATATTAGTATCGTCGGGAGGAAATGAAATCTGCGGTGGTGACAATGTGAGCGGAGATTTCTTACAGTCTGTGTCACATGGTTCTGTTTCTGTGTGTGGTGGAAGACCGGAGATGGAAGATGCTGTGACTGTAGTGCAAAACTTATTACCTTCATCATATAATGTCCGTCCACGCAATCATGATCACGGTGGAGAagtgaaatatgatttttttGCTGTGTATGATGGACATGGTGGCTCCGTTGTAGCAAACCTATGTTGTGAGCGGTTACATAAGATACTAGTGAATGAGACTGTATCATCAAATCTTGATGAGATCGACTGGGAAAATGTTATGGTGAGTTGCTTTGAGAAAATGGATAGAGAAGTAAGTGAAAAAGAAGTTGAAAATCAACGTATTAAGTCAGCAGGATCAACGGCTGTGGTTTCTTTGATCAGTAAAGATAAAATTATAGTTGCTAATTGTGGTGATTCTAGGGCTGTCTTGTCTCGTGTTGGCTCACCACCGATCCCACTTTCTGAAGATCATAAG CCTGACAGGAAAGATGAGATGGAGAGAATCGAAGGGGCTGGAGGAATGGTAATCAACTGGAATGGATTCCGTGTTCTCGGTGTCCTTGCCACCTCTAGATGCATAG GTGATCGCTACCTCAAGCCATTTGTAACATCTGTCCCGGAGGTCACGATAACTTCACGAAACGAAAGCGATGAGTTTCTAATATTGGCTAGTGATGGTTTATGGGATGTTATGTCAAACAAGATGGCTTGTCAAATAGCAAGGAAATGTCTAGAAGGTAAAGTAGCAAGGATATCCTCGTCACTTTTGGATCATACTTGTAATGCAGCATTCGCTGCAGCAGTTCTGGCTGAAGTTTCAATGGCTAGAGGAAGTAAAGATAATATCAGTGTTGTGGTTGATGAGTTGAAAAAACTAATCTAA
- the LOC113317069 gene encoding uncharacterized protein LOC113317069 gives MNIMNNLSSTLCRRGNLRELITNVSVYSGLSDVAAEGGLARLMVRRWATKKAAGSSKNGRDSNPKNLGVKKFGGERVIPGNIIVRQRGTRFHPGNYVGIGKDHTLFALKEGNVKFERHKLSGRKWVHVEPKDGHVLHPVYTNNPKEGHIIYADKTPVVLETAKA, from the exons ATGAATATAATGAATAACCTTTCTTCAACTCTATGTAGAAGAGGGAATCTACGAGAGCTGATTACCAATGTTTCCGTCTATAGTGGTCTTTCTG ATGTAGCAGCAGAAGGAGGACTGGCAAGATTGATGGTCAGACGGTGGGCCACAAAAAAGGCTGCCGGATCATCAAAGAATGGTCGTGATTCTAATCCCAAGAATTTGGGGGTGAAGAAATTTGGCGGGGAG CGAGTAATTCCTGGAAACATAATAGTACGCCAGCGGGGCACAAGATTTCATCCTGGAAACTATGTTGGAATCGGGAAGGATCACACCTTGTTTGCGTTGAAAGAAGGTAATGTTAAATTTGAGCGTCATAAGCTGAGTGGCCGTAAGTGGGTTCACGTCGAGCCCAAAGATGGTCATGTGCTTCACCCTGTCTATACCAATAATCCTAAAGAAGGTCATATTATCTACGCCGATAAAACCCCTGTTGTACTTGAGACAGCTAAGGCTTAG